The sequence below is a genomic window from Lolium perenne isolate Kyuss_39 chromosome 4, Kyuss_2.0, whole genome shotgun sequence.
GACCTGGCTGGTAGGGTGATATCTCTTCTTGCTGGCCAGTTCAAAGGCCAAGAGAGCACGGAAGCTAAGCTCCAAAGGATTTGCTATATGCTCGTCAAGGTTCACAGCGCaatagaggaggccagagggaggCAGATAACAAACTTCGGCACCCTCGAGTGGCTCTCGGAGCTCAACGATGGTCTGTACCAAGGCCGCTACTTGCTCGAAACTGTCGGAAGCAGAGAGCAGGATACGGCTGAAGATGATGAGCCCGCTGACAAGGTAGTTGCTGCACAACCTTTCTCTCTGTCGTTGTTCAATCCTGCAAAGCGCGTGCGAGTAGCTGCGTGCAGGGTGAGGAACCTATTGTCTCGCCATGATGTAGGTGTTCATGAGAGGATAGATAGAGTGGTAAAGATCTTGGAAACCATGTCCGGTGATCTCAAGGAGTTCCTGATGCTCCTGCAGACCTGCCAGCAGATCCATCGTCCTTTAGCCACTAACATCTTTGTTGAGGGGCAGATGTTCGGTCGACATGTCGAGAAAGAGAGGATCATCAACTTCTTGCTGTACAATGGTGCTGGAAAACTGGGCGTGCTTCCGATTGTCGGGGACATGGGAGTTGGGAAGACCACACTTGCGCAGCATGTATGCGATGACGAGAGGGTGCGTAGCCACTTCCCAGTAATCATGTACTCCAGATTCGCGTGTACTTTAGTTATGGCACGGGGTGAGACAACGTTTGTCCTAGAATCCAAGCACGCACTTGGAGATGTCAAACAGTTTATCGAGTCAGTGCATGGGTTGAAGGAGAATTACCTCACCAAGAGGTTCCTGATAGTATTTGAGGATGTTGACATGCCGAAGAAACAGATGCTAGAAGAGTTACTGCCGATCCTACGACAACATGGAAAACATGGAAGCAAGGTCATCATCATCACCAGCAACAGGGATGTCGTGAGCAATATGGGGACGGTGCAGCTGATCAACCTGAAGGTCATGCCGCATCCAGAGTACTGGTTCTTCTTCAAGGCACACGCTTTTGCCGGCAGAGACGTCGAGGAGGACCCAAGGATGGTGGCAGCGGGCAAAGCGATCGCGAGGAAGCTGAACGGGTCATTCTTTGGAGCCAAGATCGTCGGAGCGGTGCTGAAAGCCCGTCCCGATCCTAGGTTCTGGTGCAAGGTCTTGAGAAGCAACATAGGGGGTATGTCTCTGCTGGGCGATGGCATGGGGTATATCTCAGATTTGGCAGAGAACTTGCTTCCCAGTCACGCAGGCATGTGCGAGTTGACCATTTCTAAGAATCCGTTCACCTCGCAGACAGAACTTGCTAGCTTCGATGATCTGTGTCAGGTTAGTCCTTCCGCTAGTGCTGCCCGGCCGGATGATGGTTTGGCAGGTGATATCCAGTATGCAAAAGTATTGGTGTGCAGGACAGTTTTGCCATTCCAATCCTTGTACTACACTGCACATTGCGCTGTGCACGGGGCGGACGATTCGTCAAAGTTTGTCAGAATTGGAGGAAGTGGTAGATTTGCCCATGTACCCTGTCAAGAAAAGGTTTTTCCATATTAGGATCATGAAGATCTGAAACGAACTAATGCTTAATGCCGTAGAATCTGATGAAGAGGAGGATAGCTTCGTAAGATCAATGCAACCGTCGACATGGGAGAATGTTCGTCGTAGAGCTCTGTTTTGAGTtatttttttttttcaattttcctTGGCGAATGTAGGAGCCTGCTTGTCTTGCTTCCCTGCTATATGCATGAAATTGGCGGCCTCGATAGCTGGAACGTGGCGCTTGACATGTACAATGACAAATCGCGAGTCTCTATGTGGCGTTCAGAGCTTTGACAGTTACTTGATTCTAGTTAGAAGCCGGCATGTCATGTGCCATCAACCAAGTCTGAATCTCTGTTCCTCTGTTCTTGTGAGTGTTTGATGTCCCTGCCCATTTCTTAACTTTTCAAGTGAAATTGAAGTTACTGTGTGTCCACGTAGCTCACGAATCATTCATGCAATTCAGGCAAGACCATTTTTCTATAACATTATAGACAAAATTCAGACATTTTTCAGTGTAATGCTTATTTGGTGGCCACGAGTTCAGTTCCAATCATGCAGCGGCTTGTGGTGGTGAGTTGAGCTACAGTGACTCTCGCCCAGCTTTATTTCTAGTGCATGTCCCCATGAAAAGGAACGTCAGCAAGACAGCAACAAGCCAACAACCGGAAAGGAAGAAGAGGATGCCATTGCATCGGCAGCCTCTTTCTATCTTTGTGGCCCTTTTAGATGAAGATGATTACCTCTTACCTCTTACCAGGTGACCAAACTGAATTTTGCCTGTACTTTAAGTTGTGAACACGATTTTTTTTATCATTTGATTGAATGCGATTCTGAGAACAAGTTTTTGCGCAAAAAATGAGGTTTGTATTGCAAAAATCCCTTCCCAAACGAAGATGACACATGACATTATTTTCACTTCTCGGTGACTTTGAACTTTGTGGGACTTAATGTAATTTACTTTTTGTGGAATGTAACTTACACTTTGCGAAATCACATTTGTGCCAGTGCATCCTGGCCCCTTACGCATACATACCTTCCTGTTGGCTGAGTGCACCTGGCATTCGGTCCAGGAAATAATTGTCGTTGACTACTTGGCTCTTCAAACTTGTTCAAAGTCATGGAGGATGAAAATAATAGTCGACTCTGGAAATTTGTCATGACATCGATTCACGGTCGTAAAGCATGAGCCAATTTGCAAGCTCCTTTTTTCTTCTTGATATTATACCCCGACTCTAGTAAAAAAAAAAGCAATCATTTCACAGCTGTTCCAGTTTTCCTGAACTAGTTATTCCAAGGCAAAGATTAATTCAATGAAATATTTGATTTTACGGTATTAATATATGCCAACCATACCGCAAAACAGGTTTGCAGTTTATCTTGAACCGCTTTTACGGTACTCCCCTGATCCCTTTTAATTGACTCCTACTTTGTACCTACATGGGATGCTCTAATTCTCTTGTGTTCTTTCAGGATAGATCAACAGCCAAAGTCTAAACTGCTCCGGGTTTGACTCCCtcggctggcatgcacgcaagcaTATACCTGTCATTGGAAGCGGCGCCTAATTTGAACTCTACTGAATTTAGCCAGACTGTAGCCTGCACCAAGCGTTTGTGTCAAGTGCCAACTCTCTTCCTGAAAGTGTGTTTTTCCtttttttgaaattcttttttatCATTAGTGTAAACATAGGCTGAGGCTTGAGCACACGGCCTGCATGCCCGGTTTCATGCGTATAGCGCTGGGAAACAAGACAAGCAAAAGCTCCTACATTCACCAAAGAGAACATAGAAGAAAAAAATATTCAACGGTACACTCAGACACAGAGCATTCAGCACTGCACAAACCAGTTATGGGGGCGATTGCATTGGCATTACGAAGCTATCCTAACTTCTTTGCATCAGATTCTATGGACATATCCTTTTCTTGAAGGAAGTATGTGGGCAAGGGCAAGTCTAGTGCCACTTCCTCCAGTCGTGATGAACTTCGATAAATCATCCCCTCCGCTCACAGCGCAATGAGCGGTGTAGTACAAGCACTGGAATGGCAAAATAGACCTGCACAAGAAGACATTTGCCAACCTGAAATCATCAACTGCCAAGTAGTCAGTACCAGGACTAGGCTGACACAGATCATCCAGCCTAGCCAGTTCTGTTTGCGAGGGGAATGGATTCTTAGAGATGGTCAGCCTGCACATGTTTGCGTGACCCGGAAGCAAGTTCTCTGCCAGATCTGCAATGTGTACCATACCATCACCCAGCAGAGACAGGCCCCCTATGTTGCTTCTCAAGACCATGCGCCAGAACCGGGGATCGGGACGGGCTTTCAACACCGCTCCCGCGATCTTGGCTCCGAAGAATGACCCGTTTAGCTTCCTCGCGATCGCCTTGCCTGCTGTCACCATCCTCAGGTCCTCCTCGACGTCTCTGCCTGCAAACGCGTGTGCTTTGAAGAAGAACCAGTACTCCGGATGCGGCAGGACCTTCAGCTTGATCGGTTGCATGGTCCCCATGCTTGCGACACTGCCATttctggtgatgatgatgatcttgCTTCCGTGTTTTCCATGCCATCGTATGATCGGCAGTAACTCTTCTTCTAACATCTGTTTCTTGCGCATGTCGACGTCCTCGAATACCATCAGGAGCCTCTTGGTGAGGTAGTTCTCCTTGACCACATCAATAAAATTATGTGCTGCTCCAAGTCCGTGTTTGGATTCTAGGACAAAGGCTGGCTCGCCTGTTGCCATGGCTAAGGTATGCGAGGAACTGGAATACATGATCACTGGGAAGTGGCTACGCACCCGTTCATCATCGCAGACATGCTGCGCAAGGGTGGTCTTCCCAACTCCCATGCCGCCAACAATCGGAAGCACACCCAGTTTTTCACTACCATCATGCAGCAAGAAGGTGATGATCCTCTCTTTCTCGACATGGCGGCCGAACATCTGGCCCTCGATGAAGATATTAGTCGCTAAAGGACGGCGGATCGGTTGGCAGCTCTGTAGGAGCATCAGGAACTCCTTGAGATCACCGGATACGGTCTCCAATATGTGTACCACTCTATCTATCTTCTCATGAGCACCAACATCGTGGCAAGACAACAGTCTCTTCACACTGCACgctgctacacgcgcgcgcttcGCGGGATTAAACGATGAAAAGGAGAAAGGCTGTGCAGCTACTACCTTACGAGCATGCTCATCCTCTTCAGTTTCTTCCAGCTCTCTGCATCCGACCGTGTCTAGCAGGTAGCGGCCTTGGTGCAAACCATCGTTGAGCTCCGATAGCCACTCGAGGGTGCCGTAGTTCGTGATCTGcctccctctggcctcctctattGCGCTGTGAACCTTGATGAGCATGTAGCAGATCTTGGCCTTCAAACTGACCAACAAGAAAAGATATCAACCTACCTGCTAAGTCTCCGACAACCGCCGAGAAGATGACCTCTGCCATGATAAAATTTCCTAGTCTCTCCGGTGTGCTAGCTGATTGTAAGTCACCTGGCACACTAGTCTGCTTGGCAATCCTAAGGCTCTAGTTGAAAAATCACAAGTCATGGTGAGCACCAATGGTCTGTCAGGTGGAGAGATACGGAAATTTGCACGAGAGCGACACTGAAGACTTTAGCGCTCTCAGTCCATGTTACAGTGCCAGACTACAAAGCGAGTTTTCCTTCTATGAAAGTCGAGATTACACAACCAGTTGTCGCGGTTTTATTTGAAGTGACCTACACGTTGGACAGAAAGGCCCCCTAGCTCACGGGTGATCGTGGCCGCGAGCAATCCTTCTGCACCGCATAACTCGAGCTAGCCTTAACCGCGACCTCCACAGCGAACGTTTTCGTCCGccatgaccggaaatgcgtctggcaccacctccagcggggcgaagcaaagtgaccggaccgtccgcggagacgcaaacctggcccaaatatgcgcatcggatacgtctctgcggacgctgcgtggacgcgcaaagtgtccgctcgcgtctggtgcGTTTCGTCGGGCGATCCTGcgtggacgcgcaaagtgtccgctcgcgtctggcagcgatcctgcgtcgatgcgtattctcaaacgcgccagtgactacgccgctgcgtcgcttcggcagcctGCACCACGtcaatggcgatgcctcggctgccaAGCGGCCGcaacccacctccgccaaccacgctaatggcgacgccacgcgtcccgtggccaccgcatgcctccggcctatataaagggggcgcgcgttcttcttcctcatccactcctccaaagaaaccctagccgccacaaagctcgaccgtagcgccgcctaggtgttcctgcgacgcaaccaggcctgtgaggaagtccatggccggtcgaggccgcggccctgggcgcccccggggctGGGGCATGGGCCGTTGTGGTGGAGCAGCTATGGCCCCACGCGCGCCGTCGCCTGtgccctcctcgtcttcgcaggaggaccgctgcttcgagttcctcctccacatcgacgacgacccactcggcatcaagcggctcccgaACAAGTTCGtcgagttcgtcgatggcgtcgagccggcgcatttgcagctacgggaggccaactgcaacttctgccgctggaccgtggaggtcttgttcgacgggcagggcaagatgtacatgcacacggggtgggacaagttcacccgcgacctcgagctcgagcgcggctgccagctcaccttcctctacgagggtgatggcgagatgatcgtcaagatgTTCGACGACACGGCGTGCCACaagcactaccacaccggcgaatccggctcggataCCGATAGCTAAGAACTtaaagtgttctttctttgcagcgaatctggctacaggccagacgaagccagtagtggaggtttctggatgttcgtcctcggtagaaccaacaagggcaccatctcccgctggattttctagTTTGGATGACTGAGTGTGCTCTCGAATGTTCTttattggcagcgaacatacggaaatcaacacaactggtttcctcattttgcaatgttttatttgtgtccaccatggttcaaactatgtattagtttgtgtaaaaccatgttctaatatataatatttggaactatgtttaaatggagtagagaaaaaaaataagaaaaaaataaatgcgtcgccccgctagaGCAACCTTCAGACGCAAACGAACGCGCGAACAAAAAATATCATTTTATCGTCCGCAGCGCTTGTCCGCGGACATTAAAATACGTCACGCCGCTGAAGATGCAGTAAGTTCTACCATGGTCGGATTCG
It includes:
- the LOC127292025 gene encoding disease resistance protein RGA2 codes for the protein MSEMIFSAVVGDLAGRVISLLAGQFKGQESTEAKLQRICYMLVKVHSAIEEARGRQITNFGTLEWLSELNDGLYQGRYLLETVGSREQDTAEDDEPADKVVAAQPFSLSLFNPAKRVRVAACRVRNLLSRHDVGVHERIDRVVKILETMSGDLKEFLMLLQTCQQIHRPLATNIFVEGQMFGRHVEKERIINFLLYNGAGKLGVLPIVGDMGVGKTTLAQHVCDDERVRSHFPVIMYSRFACTLVMARGETTFVLESKHALGDVKQFIESVHGLKENYLTKRFLIVFEDVDMPKKQMLEELLPILRQHGKHGSKVIIITSNRDVVSNMGTVQLINLKVMPHPEYWFFFKAHAFAGRDVEEDPRMVAAGKAIARKLNGSFFGAKIVGAVLKARPDPRFWCKVLRSNIGGMSLLGDGMGYISDLAENLLPSHAGMCELTISKNPFTSQTELASFDDLCQVSPSASAARPDDGLAGDIQYAKVLVCRTVLPFQSLYYTAHCAVHGADDSSKFVRIGGSGRFAHVPCQEKVFPY